A segment of the Cutaneotrichosporon cavernicola HIS019 DNA, chromosome: 6 genome:
CCATGTCTTCCTATGTGCGGGCATGTCGCGGCCCATGCTCTTCATTGACACGACGACCGAGGACCTCAAGGCTGTGAGTTCAAGGGGGGATgggctgacagcagaacTTTGACGGTGTTTACTGGGTGTCGGCGTGGACTGCGCATGTGAGCTGCCCGTGTTTCCTGTATCTGACTTCAGGCGGTGGTCCAGATGATGGTCAAGCAGAAGGTGCAGGGGACGCTTACCTTCGTGTCGTCCTTCCTCGGATACACCACGTTCGCCGGGTACTCGACATACACGCCCGCCAAGTTTGCGCTGCGCGGTGAGTCCAGATACGCAGAGCAAAGCCAGCTTCCATCACCGCCTGAACgcgagctgacaacaggccTCGCTGACACACTCCGAaacgagctcctcctcttcggcaTCAAGGTGCACCTGTATATGCCCGCGGGGATGCTCTCGCCTGGCTACGAGGAGGAAAACAAGACCAAGCCCAAGGTCACGCAGAAgattgaggagggcgacaaTCCCATCTCGTGTgaagccgccgccgccatcctcgtcaaaggcctcgagcgcggcaacTACCAGATCACAAACGACTTTGTCACTGACCTGGTTCGCGTGAGCGCCAAGGGTGCTGTCCCAAGTAACGGGCCGCTCGATGTTGTCTACAGCATCATTTCAGCTGTAAGTGCGCTTCCGAGCCTGCTGCTGAGCTGACTGCAGATCGGCCTGCCCGTCTGGCGCATGATGACGGACAGCCAGGTCCGCGCGTCGAGCAAgcaggtcgacgccgacctgcAGGCGCGTGGCTTCTACGCTTAGGTATAGAGGTTATATTGTGGATACATCTAGGCGTGTGTGAGACGTAAGACCCGGGAGTGTCGTGAGGAACGTCGCAGTACTGTCTACTCGGTCTTCTTGAAGTAGGACGACGTGACGGCCTGCccgatgacgaggttgaagaCGGTCTCGCCGGCCGAGAGATAGCCGTCCGCGATGGAGCGGACCGACGACTCGGGGATCTGGGTGGTGTCCGGGCTGTATGAGTGAAGGGAGGCGGAGCGAGCGGATGGGTAAAGAATGGAGGAGTAGAGCAGATGGAATGGAGAGGTTCCGACGCAGATGTCGTGTGTCGCAGAGAATAGTGGCGTGCGTATCGTGCGGGAGAGTTTGCAAGGTGGTCCGAGCGTGGTGCGAGCGGGCAAACATTCGCGAGCGGTGGTTGGGAAGGTGGATGCGGTGCAGCAGATGAAAGCGGTCGTATAGACGATGCAAGTGGGATAAGAGAGCGTCAGCGCGTCTGGCAAAACAACAAGAATAACAAGATTGCACACCCGCGTGACAGCCAGCCGCCACCGATGAGCACGGCCCAGCACCTCCCCGCGCTACCACGCTACAGCTCCACGCGCGCCCGTCTACGTGTCCGCAACCTGCCCAaccacgccgagctcggcactCACGCAAACCCAGTCGTCTTCTTGACGCccgcgaggacggccgAGATGGCAATCGCGTCAAAGCCGAAGTGGAACAGGCGGCCGAGCATGATAACGTATGGCGCAGATGGATAGTTTTGATgggcgagcgagagcaACAACGAATGCGGGCCAAGGCGAAGGCGAAGGCGAAGAGGgagaccgagaccgagaccaAATACCAAAGACTCAAGATGAATGTAAAGAGGAAATCGGCCGGACTGatccgcgccggcgcgtcaAGCCGGCATCTGTGGGCGTGGGTGTCGATCATCGCGTGGCATGGCATGCATGTAAACGGACATGTCTGATCTCCGTCATTTGATGTAGCCGACCGTGGCGATAGGAACCGAGACAAGACCAGACGTCATGGTGTGCTTTGCGGTGTTTGTGCTTGTGCGACGCCACTATCAACCGCCAACACCGCCTCTTGAACATCAAAGCCGctccaccatcaccatcttcatctccatctccatctccgaCGCCACCTTTCCTTCCTTTCCCCATCTCTTCCACAATGAaactcgacgcgcgccaACTCGTGGCGCGTATCCTGCCCCgccgggaggaggagccaccgccaccatACTCCCCCCGCGACCCATACCTGcctcccccctcttccAACCCGTCCAATCAGTCGGGGCTCCCAATCAcgcgctccatctcccctCGTCCGCTGCCAACACCTCCGGCGCAGAATCCGCAGCGCGCCGTCTCAGCTCCCCGCCCCCATTCCGGATACCAATACCCACCCCTCTCCGCAGTCACGACGCATGCCCCACCTCTGCCAAGCCCTCTCACTCCCTCAACTCCCCCAACGCACACCTCTCGTTCCTCCgcccctcaacctccctcCGCCTACCAACCACCCGGCCCACGCGCACCCCGAccctccgtctccgtccccgtccccaCCCGCCGatcgccaccacccccaTCGCCAGCATATACCCCTCCCTGCCGGACCCATGGCCCCGCTTCATTCAGCACTCTGCCAGTAGCACTGGTCCATCGCGTTCTCATGCTCGCTCTCGATCCGTCTGCCACGCCCGACGCATGGGCTTGGGAtatggagatggagggcgTGCGCAGGTTGCACTGGCTGTTTCGCGATCTCCGGGCCGTTGATAGGCGGTTCTACCTCAGTGAGTGTCTTCTTGGCAGGAAGTGAGGATCTTCTTGGCAGGAagtgaggacgaggaccaagctcctcgaccagtTCCTGATTCTGGCTCTTACTTGGCTACCTCTCGGCCACTTGCCATTCTATAGTAACCCCCTACCCCACTCTGCTCGGCTCGCTCTGAGCAGTCGCCCGCTGGCGCGGCCCGCACACCTCACCCCTCACTCCGGTCGTCACTCGCCTCCCTAGCGCCCCTGGTCGcagctaaccccagtcgCAACCTCGATCCTTCgcgaccgcctcctcccgaCCTACACCTCTCTCCTCCAAgtcccctcctcctcccccctccctcctcccggGACGGACAGCACCAACCAGCCCATATTCGCCGCGCGCTCTCGCGAAGCAGCCGTATTGGACCGCTTCGTTGCCATGCGCCTCGGGGAGgacctgcgccgcctcgagagCACGCTGTCTGAGGACtctggggaggaggaggtgctcTTCTCTCGCCTCCAGCCCGCCGCGAGGGTTGAagacctcctcctccgcctcccgcGGCATCTCATtgcccctcctcccgtTGATGGCAAATGTGTTGGCGAACTGAGGCAGGCTCTACCCCTCGCCCACGCTCATGTTGCGGTCACGCTGT
Coding sequences within it:
- a CDS encoding uncharacterized protein (Fungal protein of unknown function (DUF1748)) gives rise to the protein MLGRLFHFGFDAIAISAVLAGVKKTTGFAPDTTQIPESSVRSIADGYLSAGETVFNLVIGQAVTSSYFKKTE
- the TSC10 gene encoding uncharacterized protein (KR domain) — its product is MITIVAAVVAVLASILMFGFGKKRFDPAGQFCYIPGGSAGLGKSLAAELVRRGAHVVIVARGAQRAGETVAELKTLAKPDQKILFVTADLSDQVSSARALDEAAASFDGRAPDHVFLCAGMSRPMLFIDTTTEDLKANFDGVYWVSAWTAHAVVQMMVKQKVQGTLTFVSSFLGYTTFAGYSTYTPAKFALRGLADTLRNELLLFGIKVHLYMPAGMLSPGYEEENKTKPKVTQKIEEGDNPISCEAAAAILVKGLERGNYQITNDFVTDLVRVSAKGAVPSNGPLDVVYSIISAIGLPVWRMMTDSQVRASSKQVDADLQARGFYA